Within the Anguilla rostrata isolate EN2019 chromosome 6, ASM1855537v3, whole genome shotgun sequence genome, the region CATTCAGCAGGAGATTACAGCaatgtctgtctctctggccTGTCAGTGGTAGGCAGGGAGAGTTCCCTACCCTAAATTCAGTTTCGATGTGCATTTTCTCACCATACTCTGTggcacaccctctcacacattTGACCATATTAATAGCTGGCAAGAGGGGCCTAGTGGCATAGATTGCCATGTCACCAGTGCCTGTCAGGGACTTTCTCCTTTTTATGAGTGGTGGGAGTACTAGTCATTGAGTCGATTATCCTGTGAACGTTGTTCACTGTTATTCTAGGCAGGTTTTGCAGACATCTGGGGAAAATTCCCTCAAAGGAGTAGCTATCACGACTAACCTGCAATAGTTCGGCTGACCTGGCTGGCTAATGGACCTACTTCATGTTTGTGAATCAAAGAAGATGGCCCCACAACCCTACTGCAAAAGGTGTATCATCTTGGTAGGCCACAGTATCACAATGCAGCGGACTTGATCATTAAAATTTTAAGtatgcaatttttaaataagtaaataaagtaaataaataaataacaatacaatCAAAATTAATGGGCATGTCTTGGCAATATTGCTGAGGaatataatttcagaaaatgtttcatgttGAGTTGCAGTGAAGTAAAAGATGTGCTCAAAAAAGGCATACATTGATGATACCTAGAATAAAATCACTGGCTGTTCTCAGGTGTGCACTCATCTCCTGACAACACATCCTGTACAACAGTTCTAATTAAATCTTTTGGGTATTCATTACCATTCAGTATGATAAATGAAATGGTAACCCCACCATATATATATTACTACAGTTTACAAAAGCAAAGGAATGATGACTAAGTAGTCACATAATGCTGCATCTTAAGTCTTTTCCTTTGAAGATAATTCTCATCTGCACGTTAAATATAACGGCAGGGAATTTGATTGATGACACCTCTATAATCAAAAATCTCACAAAAGTTCATAAAGGAGAATCCTGTGGCAATTCTTCAACTCTGTCCTGTTCAGGAGCATCACCAACACCAGCTGATGTACTGTTGTACATGACTGTAGCAGCAGTCATTTTTGTGACGGTTTGTGGAAATCTACTTGTCATTGTCTCCATCTGCCACTTCAAGCAGCTCCACACACCAACcaacttcctcctcctctctctggctgtggcAGACTTTCTAGTTGGAGTAACTGGGATGCCTTTCCACTTTATTACATGGCTGGATCCACACTGGTGTCTTGAGACAATATATTGCACACTTTTTAAGATAGCATCCTTTTACATGACTTGTGTGTCTATTTACAATGTAGCTCTTATTGCAGTGGACCGATATTTTGCTCTGAGCAACCCCTTTCTTTACTGCACTAAAATGACAGTGAATCTGACTTTGAGGATGCTATATACTCTCTGGTTGTCTTCACTCATCTACAGTGTACTGCTTCTTTATACCAgtggaaatatttctgaaataactgGAAATGTAACATGTACCGAGTGTATTGTTACAGCTAATGAGTTTTGGACCATTTTTGACTTTGTAATAGTATTTATTGTGCCCTGCGTGACAATCATAATTATGTACCTGAATGTTTTTGCTATTGCCAAAAAGCATGCACATGAAATAAATTGtgtcagaaaacaaaattcaagtggcacaaaaatgaacaatttttcAACAGGATCAGAAaggaaagcagcaaaaaaacTGGGAATTCTAGTGGCAGTGTTCTTACTGTGTTTAATACCCTACTACATAAATGCTTTTCTTTCTGTATATATAACAACACCATCTGAGTATCTTACATATATGAGTACTGTTACTCTTTTATATCTAAATTCATCAATCAATCCTATCATTTATGCTTTGTTCTATCCATGGTTTCAGAAGTCTGTAAAGCTAATTTTAACATTTAGAATATGTGGCTCAGAATCTTCATTGTTGAATGTGCTTTTAGAGGAGAACTGAACAATCTGACATTGAACATTGTAGTAAGAGATCTTAAAACTGCAAAACCATGGAAATCAGTAACacaaatgtttgtttgaaatCAGTAGCATACATGCAGTGTACTGGGGGAATATGCAGGGAAACAGACACTGAATTCACcagcacattgtttttttatttattactacCTGTGATCATAAATTCTCTGCAGTGAACACAAGCTTCTTTTAATGCTGCCAAACATGTCTCCACATCATAAATGGTGAAGtccaaacaatataaaataacatttaaaatttgtaaaattattgtACAGAAAAATAAGAGCTAAGAGAACATAGTGAAACAAActtcatgaatacattttcacaagGCATGAATTTATGACTGAATTGTATAGGTAAAATTTTCTGTATAAAACAAGTGTATATATCACTCCAGTAGCTAAggttgtaaattaaaatataaacaggTAAATAAATGGAAGACAAAAGCTCATACtttctgtttattgtaaatatataacTGATTAAGTATtccatgtggaaaaaaaacattggtagTCACACAACATTCCCTAAAGGCTTTGGGATCATCCAGGTGTTTTTTCTGCAAAAGTGCATTGGTATTTCTCTCGgtttagcagtggtttccaccttgctactGTCCCATGAATCCAATTTTTGTGGAGTCATGACCAGTGACCTTAGCTGAGACTAGAGATACCAGCAGTTAtctggatgttcttctgggagattttgtgacttcctgggcGAGTTTTCgctgtgcccttggagaaatattttggcaggccagcctctcctgggaagattcaccactgttccaagtgttctctaTTTGGTGATAATGACTTTTtactgtggttcagtggagtcccagagccttagaaatagttttgtaaccctttccagactgtgaaattttaacttttttctcatctcttctggaatttcctttggtTGTGGTGCATAGTCTGCTTGTAGAAACATTGTGGTGGCTACTTCTGATGGTAAgattcaatatgagtgaggtttagattcagcaTGGGTATTtgaataacttttttcattaaagaaatgaagtcatttaaacaatatgttttctgtttactcCTTATTTTGAGGGGATTCGTTTTACCCAATGATGTCCTGTAACTGGaattattacttattactcCAGTGATTTTAATCCCAACAGAatctgccatgtctgtaatTTATACCTGGCTGCAAAGTAAATTTCCCAGACAGAATTACCTATTGTGTTAATGGGGGAAAAAGTAGGTAACTGAGGTCCTTTGGCAAGACTACTTTATTTTTGGCACACTTTTCTCCTTGTGTGGTATAACAATGGACAATGTAGCGGAGTCTAATGTCTTGTTTTCTTCTTGGAAGCCATGTCGAGTTTGTCTGTTGCTGCGAAATATGCCGTTTCGAAATCTAACAGTCAGGACACAGTAATTGAATGCTCTGATGGAATTACCTACataataagtttaaaaaaaaaaatacatgacagGACCTCAGCAGGTAAAACCAATCCCGTCAgaataatatattacattacatttttttcaaaaccattcagtgtaaaAGAAATCacgaagggggcaaatactctCATGTCACTGTACAGATATACAAAGACGGAAATGGGAagtattataaaaatgtaccaGCCAAAGTAGTTGTAATTCACGTCAAATACTTACACGTTGATCCGAATGGTAATATAATTATCAGAGGATCTCAGCGTTAGATGAAAAAGTAGTTTTTCTGCCTGGAATTATTATACGCATGCCCAGTAAATATCACTGACATGGTCatttacatgaataaaatgactgaattacACTGGTAAAAATGACATTACCCGATCTCCCCTAGTGAAGTTAATTCTGCCCGGACAGGGCTTCAGCTGTTTCCATGCCCTCAAATCATTTGATACATCAAGACAGAAGAAAcaatatttaacaatatttaCTTTTCCACTTTTCCTACTTTTTTCATCAACTTGTTAACGCTGTACATActagttattttaaatgatttttacattttcttttagatGCAAAGCACCTCGTGGACCTGGAttgtaactcactcactcaagtAGTTGAATGGTGCACTATACTTGTTGTATTTTGGAATGGACATACTGCTAGGACTAAGGATACATTTCTTAAAGGGTGCATGTTATATGATTACATTATGAGTTGCATGAAGaaagaaacatgaaacaatTTGCAAGGTGTTTAATAAACTTGCTTTAACACTTAAGACcagaaatttaataaaaatctaaaaaaagggTTTGTAAATTTCCCATTTATTATTCAATAGAATGAATGTATCAAGTAGAAAAACTAGGACCGAAGTA harbors:
- the LOC135257385 gene encoding trace amine-associated receptor 13c-like — translated: MLHLKSFPLKIILICTLNITAGNLIDDTSIIKNLTKVHKGESCGNSSTLSCSGASPTPADVLLYMTVAAVIFVTVCGNLLVIVSICHFKQLHTPTNFLLLSLAVADFLVGVTGMPFHFITWLDPHWCLETIYCTLFKIASFYMTCVSIYNVALIAVDRYFALSNPFLYCTKMTVNLTLRMLYTLWLSSLIYSVLLLYTSGNISEITGNVTCTECIVTANEFWTIFDFVIVFIVPCVTIIIMYLNVFAIAKKHAHEINCVRKQNSSGTKMNNFSTGSERKAAKKLGILVAVFLLCLIPYYINAFLSVYITTPSEYLTYMSTVTLLYLNSSINPIIYALFYPWFQKSVKLILTFRICGSESSLLNVLLEEN